A stretch of the Actinoalloteichus fjordicus genome encodes the following:
- the pth gene encoding aminoacyl-tRNA hydrolase: MDQQQLALVVGLGNPGPSYAGNRHNIGFMVLDELATRVGGKFKSHKSSAELVEGRLAGRRAALAKPKSYMNLSGGAVAGAVRFFKIPPASVIVVHDELDLPFGTVRMKLGGGDNGHNGLRSITSSLGTKDYLRVRCGIGRPPGRMDPAAFVLRDFSTVERKELPFFVDHSADAVEALMTEGLEAAQNRFHTR, translated from the coding sequence GTGGATCAACAGCAGCTCGCCCTCGTCGTCGGGTTGGGCAACCCCGGACCCTCGTATGCGGGCAACCGCCACAACATCGGATTCATGGTGCTCGACGAGCTGGCCACCAGGGTCGGCGGGAAGTTCAAGAGCCACAAGAGCTCGGCCGAACTCGTGGAGGGCAGGCTCGCGGGCCGCCGGGCGGCGCTGGCCAAGCCGAAGTCCTACATGAACCTCTCCGGCGGCGCCGTCGCGGGCGCGGTCCGGTTCTTCAAGATCCCGCCCGCCTCGGTGATCGTGGTGCACGACGAGTTGGACCTGCCGTTCGGCACGGTGCGGATGAAGCTCGGCGGCGGCGACAACGGCCACAACGGCCTGCGCTCGATCACCTCCTCACTCGGCACCAAGGACTACCTGCGCGTGCGCTGCGGCATCGGCAGGCCGCCCGGCCGGATGGACCCGGCGGCGTTCGTGCTGCGCGACTTCTCCACGGTGGAGCGCAAGGAACTGCCCTTCTTCGTGGACCACTCCGCCGACGCGGTCGAGGCCCTGATGACCGAGGGACTCGAAGCGGCGCAGAACCGGTTTCATACGCGCTGA
- a CDS encoding 50S ribosomal protein L25/general stress protein Ctc, translating into MSQVRLAAETRTEFGKGAARRTRRAGKIPAVLYGHGSDPKHLSLPALEFARVVREHGRNAVLSLDFAGGTPELALTKTVTVHPLKNYIEHVDLLLVQRGEKVSIEVPVIVNGDAGPGTLVNQDVTVIEVAADALNIPEQFEVSVEGATEGTHVLASQVALPAGVELVTDPETLIVSVNAAPTAAQMDAEAPEAAEGAEENGEASES; encoded by the coding sequence GTGTCCCAGGTACGTCTTGCCGCTGAAACGCGCACCGAGTTCGGCAAGGGTGCCGCCCGCCGCACCCGTCGCGCGGGAAAGATCCCGGCCGTCCTCTACGGTCACGGCTCCGACCCCAAGCACCTGTCGCTGCCCGCGCTGGAGTTCGCCAGGGTGGTCCGCGAGCACGGCCGTAACGCGGTGCTCTCGCTGGACTTCGCAGGCGGCACGCCCGAGCTGGCGCTGACCAAGACCGTCACGGTCCACCCGCTGAAGAACTACATCGAGCACGTCGACCTGCTGCTCGTCCAGCGCGGCGAGAAGGTCAGCATCGAGGTCCCCGTCATCGTCAACGGTGACGCAGGCCCCGGCACCCTGGTCAACCAGGACGTGACCGTGATCGAGGTCGCCGCCGACGCCCTGAACATCCCGGAGCAGTTCGAGGTCTCCGTCGAAGGCGCCACCGAGGGCACGCACGTGCTCGCGTCCCAGGTCGCGCTGCCCGCCGGTGTCGAGCTGGTCACGGACCCGGAGACGCTGATCGTGTCCGTCAACGCGGCCCCGACCGCAGCGCAGATGGACGCCGAGGCTCCCGAGGCAGCCGAGGGCGCCGAGGAGAACGGCGAGGCATCGGAGAGCTGA
- a CDS encoding Nramp family divalent metal transporter codes for MSADVEPLEAVPPQGWRARLRQVGPGIMAAATGVGAGDLVATLVAGARFGYILFWAVIVGTIFKIALAEATGRWHVTSGRTILSGWRQLGRWALGYFGIYAAIWGFVYGATAMSASALPLNALFPVLDVRYWGMICGALGLAIVWFGRYALLERIMTIFVGIMFVTVVGTAILVVPNMTALAGGLLPRLPEDSLIYVLGLIGGVGGTITMASYGYWTMAKGWRTPKWLGMMRFDNTVGYITTGVFVASMLIVGAELLAGMDLRSGDGGLLTLADVLADDYGQWARIPFLVGFFAVAFSSVIGVWNGVSLLVSDWWRVWRLGKHESEKVDDERHYDQYAGARTPIYKGYLLWLTFPPMTLLFLDQPFQLVIVYGVLGALFMPFLAGTLLVLLNSKSLDARYRSRWLSNTLLGLCVLLFAVISVNQIIGAFSG; via the coding sequence ATGTCAGCAGACGTCGAACCACTAGAGGCCGTCCCGCCACAGGGTTGGCGGGCGCGACTGCGCCAGGTCGGGCCCGGCATCATGGCCGCGGCGACCGGCGTGGGGGCCGGGGACCTCGTCGCGACCCTGGTCGCGGGGGCGCGGTTCGGATACATCCTCTTCTGGGCGGTCATCGTCGGCACGATCTTCAAGATCGCGCTCGCCGAGGCGACGGGGAGATGGCATGTGACGTCCGGGCGCACGATCCTGTCCGGATGGCGTCAGCTCGGCCGCTGGGCACTGGGGTACTTCGGCATCTACGCCGCCATCTGGGGCTTCGTGTACGGGGCCACGGCGATGTCGGCCTCGGCCCTGCCGCTCAACGCGTTGTTCCCGGTACTCGACGTGCGGTACTGGGGAATGATCTGCGGCGCCCTCGGCCTGGCGATCGTGTGGTTCGGCCGCTATGCGCTGCTCGAGCGGATCATGACGATCTTCGTCGGCATCATGTTCGTCACCGTGGTTGGCACCGCGATCCTGGTGGTGCCGAACATGACCGCGCTGGCAGGCGGACTGCTGCCCCGGCTCCCTGAAGACTCCCTGATCTACGTGCTCGGCCTGATCGGCGGCGTCGGCGGCACGATCACGATGGCCTCGTACGGCTACTGGACGATGGCCAAGGGCTGGCGGACGCCGAAGTGGCTCGGCATGATGCGCTTCGACAACACCGTCGGCTACATCACCACCGGCGTCTTCGTGGCCTCGATGCTCATCGTCGGTGCCGAGCTGCTGGCAGGCATGGACCTCCGGTCGGGAGACGGCGGGCTGCTGACGCTGGCCGACGTCCTCGCCGACGACTACGGCCAGTGGGCGCGCATCCCGTTCCTGGTCGGTTTCTTCGCCGTGGCGTTCAGCTCCGTGATCGGCGTCTGGAACGGCGTCAGCCTGCTGGTCAGCGACTGGTGGCGGGTCTGGCGTCTCGGGAAGCACGAGAGCGAGAAGGTCGACGACGAGCGGCACTACGACCAGTACGCGGGCGCCCGCACCCCGATCTACAAGGGCTACCTGCTCTGGCTGACCTTCCCGCCGATGACGTTGTTGTTCCTGGACCAGCCGTTCCAGCTCGTCATCGTCTACGGCGTCCTCGGGGCGTTGTTCATGCCCTTCCTCGCCGGGACGCTGCTGGTGCTGCTCAACTCGAAGTCCCTCGATGCCAGGTATCGCTCGCGCTGGCTGTCGAACACGCTGCTCGGACTGTGCGTGCTGTTGTTCGCGGTGATCTCGGTCAACCAGATCATCGGCGCCTTCTCGGGCTGA
- a CDS encoding ribose-phosphate diphosphokinase, with the protein MSPKPGTPKKNLMLFSGRAYPELADEVAKYLNVSVTPQSAYDFASGEIFVRFEESVRGSDAFVLQSHTAPINQWVMEQLIMVDALKRASAKRITVIMPFYPYARQDKKHRGREPISARLIADLFKTAGADRIMTMDLHTAQIQGFFDGPVDHLLAQNLLAEHVATTYADEEITVVSPDAGRVRLAEKWADQLGGRPIAFIHKTRDPFKPNQAVANRIVGEVKGRLCVVIDDMIDTGGTIVKAVDALLEAGASGVVIAATHGVLSSPATERLAGCGAREVVFTNTLPIPDEKRFPTMTVLSIAPLLARAIQAVFEDDSVTSLFGGNA; encoded by the coding sequence ATGAGCCCGAAACCAGGAACGCCGAAGAAGAACCTCATGCTGTTCAGCGGGCGGGCGTACCCGGAGCTGGCCGACGAGGTCGCCAAGTACCTCAACGTCTCGGTGACCCCGCAGTCGGCATACGACTTCGCGAGCGGCGAGATCTTCGTGCGCTTCGAGGAGTCGGTGCGGGGTTCCGACGCCTTCGTGCTCCAGAGCCACACCGCGCCCATCAACCAGTGGGTGATGGAGCAGCTGATCATGGTGGACGCCCTGAAGCGGGCGAGCGCCAAGCGCATCACCGTGATCATGCCGTTCTACCCCTATGCGCGGCAGGACAAGAAGCACCGGGGACGTGAGCCGATCTCGGCGCGGCTGATCGCGGACCTGTTCAAGACCGCGGGCGCGGACCGGATCATGACGATGGATCTGCACACCGCGCAGATCCAGGGGTTCTTCGACGGACCGGTGGACCACCTCCTGGCGCAGAACCTGTTGGCGGAGCACGTCGCGACGACCTACGCGGACGAGGAGATCACCGTGGTCTCGCCGGACGCCGGACGGGTTCGTCTCGCGGAGAAGTGGGCGGATCAGCTCGGCGGCAGGCCGATCGCCTTCATCCACAAGACCCGGGACCCGTTCAAGCCCAACCAGGCGGTGGCCAACCGGATCGTCGGCGAGGTCAAGGGCAGGCTCTGCGTCGTCATCGACGACATGATCGACACCGGTGGGACGATCGTGAAGGCGGTGGACGCGCTGCTGGAGGCGGGCGCCTCCGGCGTGGTGATCGCCGCGACGCACGGCGTGCTCTCGTCGCCCGCGACCGAGCGGCTCGCAGGCTGCGGAGCCCGCGAGGTCGTGTTCACCAACACGCTGCCGATCCCCGACGAGAAGCGGTTTCCGACCATGACCGTGCTCTCCATCGCCCCGCTGCTGGCGCGGGCGATCCAGGCCGTCTTCGAGGACGACTCGGTGACCAGTCTGTTCGGCGGCAACGCCTGA
- the glmU gene encoding bifunctional UDP-N-acetylglucosamine diphosphorylase/glucosamine-1-phosphate N-acetyltransferase GlmU has protein sequence MLQGGPAPRASSGESTGPISTVILAAGEGTRMRSATPKVLHRIAGRALVEHAVHAASGLDPDHLVVVVGHGREQVTDHLDAVGHRIGRPLTTAVQDEQKGTGHAVSCALAELPAGLTGTVLVSYGDVPLLDTDTLAALLAEHSAAGNAVTVLTAELPDPTGYGRVLRDADGAVTGIVEHKDATESQREITEVNSGVYAFDAAVLRDGLGRLRTDNVQGELYLTDVLAIARGDGGRVGASTCVDRWLVEGVNDRVQLARLGAELNRRLVEGWMRAGVTVVDPASVWLDIDVELARDVLLEPGVRLRGTTSVGEGATVGPDTDLTDTVIGAGASVVRTHGTQAQIAENASVGPFAYLRPGARLGAGGKIGTFVEVKNSDIGAGSKVPHLSYVGDATIGEHSNIGAASVFVNYDGIAKHRSVVGSHVRTGSDNMFVAPITVGDGAYTGAGTVLRRDVPPGALAVSGSPQRNIEDWVTRRRPGTPAADAAARARAPETSRDSAQDETGERT, from the coding sequence ATGCTCCAGGGCGGCCCAGCCCCCCGAGCCTCCTCCGGCGAGTCCACCGGCCCGATCAGCACCGTCATCCTCGCGGCGGGTGAAGGCACCCGCATGAGATCCGCGACGCCGAAGGTGCTGCATCGAATCGCCGGACGTGCCTTGGTGGAGCACGCGGTACACGCGGCATCCGGCCTCGACCCCGACCACCTCGTCGTGGTCGTCGGACACGGCAGAGAGCAGGTGACCGACCATCTCGACGCGGTCGGTCACCGCATCGGCAGACCGCTCACCACCGCCGTGCAAGACGAGCAGAAGGGCACCGGCCACGCCGTGAGCTGCGCGCTCGCGGAGCTGCCTGCGGGGCTCACCGGAACCGTCCTCGTGAGCTACGGCGACGTGCCACTGCTGGACACCGACACCCTCGCCGCCCTGCTCGCCGAGCACTCGGCGGCGGGCAACGCGGTGACGGTGCTCACCGCCGAGCTGCCGGACCCGACCGGTTACGGCCGAGTTCTCCGGGACGCCGACGGCGCGGTGACCGGCATCGTGGAGCACAAGGACGCGACCGAAAGCCAGCGCGAGATCACCGAGGTCAACTCGGGCGTCTACGCCTTCGACGCGGCAGTGCTGCGCGACGGACTCGGCAGGCTGCGGACCGACAACGTCCAGGGCGAGCTGTACCTGACCGACGTGCTCGCCATCGCGCGCGGGGACGGCGGCCGGGTGGGCGCGTCGACCTGTGTGGATCGCTGGCTGGTCGAGGGGGTGAACGACCGCGTGCAGCTGGCCCGGCTGGGAGCCGAGCTGAACCGCAGGCTGGTGGAGGGCTGGATGCGCGCAGGCGTCACCGTCGTCGACCCGGCCTCGGTATGGCTGGACATCGACGTCGAGCTGGCCAGGGACGTGCTGTTGGAGCCCGGCGTCCGGCTGCGCGGCACCACCTCGGTCGGCGAGGGCGCGACCGTCGGCCCGGACACCGACCTCACCGACACGGTGATCGGGGCGGGCGCCTCGGTCGTGCGGACCCACGGCACGCAGGCCCAGATCGCCGAGAACGCCTCGGTCGGCCCGTTCGCCTACCTGCGACCCGGCGCCCGGCTCGGCGCGGGCGGCAAGATCGGCACCTTCGTCGAGGTGAAGAACTCCGACATCGGCGCGGGCAGCAAGGTCCCGCACCTGAGCTACGTGGGCGACGCCACCATCGGCGAGCACAGCAACATCGGCGCGGCCAGCGTGTTCGTCAACTACGACGGCATCGCCAAGCACCGCAGCGTGGTGGGCTCCCACGTCCGCACCGGCTCGGACAACATGTTCGTCGCGCCCATCACCGTCGGCGACGGTGCTTACACGGGCGCGGGAACGGTGCTGCGGCGGGACGTGCCGCCCGGTGCGCTCGCCGTCTCCGGCAGCCCGCAACGCAACATCGAGGACTGGGTGACCCGGCGCAGGCCGGGCACCCCCGCCGCCGACGCCGCAGCACGGGCGAGGGCCCCGGAGACCAGCCGTGATTCCGCGCAGGACGAGACCGGGGAGCGAACATGA
- a CDS encoding sensor domain-containing diguanylate cyclase, giving the protein MAARGCRALHRESVGQRDVSPEPSERSDAWLIARAHELIVASQVNDQQQQFSTADEINELLDEGRRRGEPSLVAQLLRASAVIRLVTKGHVELADPLLDELISHSRRHGLTVMEADGRALLARRMILVNNHEVTLDETAKALAMLNGKLSPDPLMGRRAWERQVSLALQDIALVLTQLGVYEMADEEMTRADEFIRSSGGPHQISVHLINRTRMLVGWGLRLERADRMDDAAGRFALASAIAVSVETPWRDSLHPRSHRDQLAADQVPVVGSAHALAKPGGEHVPRLDKLLQRSRYPRELLITSLALSRCLEHDGDHDEALEVLRHARREMVGDPSEPPLQLSLIREFARLCGPDDGPAATTALSQYNAALESELWMLREVRMATLISRRDHERLRRQHGDITRQALQDPLTGLANRRALDERMDLLIVDSDAHPLSVALCDLDGFKGVNDRCSHAEGDDVLRVVASTLRDTLRAGDVVARYGGDEFVVLMPATTLGDAEAALGRAVEAVRELPQDLSRGVTLSVGVVAVTHQEGSGHALTRADAAMYQAKRGGGSRVFAQRPTVSLGFEDVVEPDTPS; this is encoded by the coding sequence ATGGCCGCCAGGGGGTGTAGAGCACTGCACAGGGAGTCGGTCGGACAGCGAGATGTCTCGCCTGAGCCCAGCGAGCGATCCGATGCCTGGCTGATCGCGCGTGCCCATGAGCTGATCGTCGCCTCGCAGGTCAACGATCAGCAGCAGCAGTTCTCCACGGCCGACGAGATCAACGAGCTTCTCGACGAAGGACGTCGACGGGGCGAGCCGAGCCTGGTCGCCCAGCTCCTCAGAGCCTCGGCCGTCATCCGCCTGGTCACCAAGGGACACGTCGAACTGGCGGACCCACTGCTCGACGAGCTGATCTCCCACTCCCGGCGCCACGGGCTGACGGTGATGGAGGCCGACGGCCGCGCGCTGCTGGCCCGCCGGATGATACTGGTGAACAACCACGAGGTCACCCTCGACGAGACCGCCAAGGCCCTGGCGATGCTCAACGGCAAGCTCTCCCCCGATCCGCTGATGGGCCGACGCGCGTGGGAACGGCAGGTGTCGCTGGCGCTACAGGACATCGCCCTGGTGCTCACCCAACTCGGGGTCTACGAGATGGCCGACGAGGAGATGACGCGGGCCGACGAGTTCATCCGCAGCAGCGGCGGACCGCATCAGATCTCGGTGCATCTGATCAATCGGACCAGGATGCTGGTGGGCTGGGGCCTCCGGCTGGAGCGGGCCGATCGGATGGACGACGCGGCCGGGCGGTTCGCCCTCGCCTCGGCCATCGCGGTCTCGGTGGAGACCCCGTGGCGAGACTCGCTGCATCCCAGGAGTCATCGCGATCAGCTCGCCGCCGACCAGGTGCCCGTGGTCGGCTCCGCGCACGCCCTGGCCAAGCCCGGCGGCGAACACGTCCCCCGACTCGACAAGCTCCTCCAACGGTCGCGTTACCCGCGCGAGCTGCTGATCACCTCGCTGGCGCTGTCCCGCTGCCTCGAACACGACGGCGACCACGACGAGGCGCTGGAGGTGCTCCGGCACGCCCGCCGCGAGATGGTCGGCGACCCGTCGGAGCCGCCGTTGCAGCTCTCGCTGATCAGGGAGTTCGCCCGGCTCTGCGGCCCGGACGACGGACCGGCGGCGACCACCGCGCTGAGCCAGTACAACGCGGCGCTGGAGAGCGAGCTGTGGATGCTGCGCGAGGTGCGGATGGCCACGCTGATCTCCCGCCGGGATCACGAACGGCTTCGCAGGCAGCACGGGGACATCACCCGGCAGGCGCTCCAGGACCCGCTCACCGGCCTGGCCAATCGGCGCGCGCTCGACGAGCGGATGGACCTGCTCATCGTCGATTCCGACGCGCATCCGCTGTCGGTGGCACTCTGCGATCTCGACGGCTTCAAGGGTGTCAACGATCGCTGTTCGCACGCCGAGGGCGACGACGTTCTGCGCGTCGTTGCCAGCACGCTGCGCGACACCCTCCGAGCGGGCGACGTCGTCGCGCGCTACGGCGGCGACGAGTTCGTCGTCCTCATGCCCGCCACGACGCTCGGCGATGCCGAGGCGGCGCTGGGGCGGGCGGTGGAGGCCGTGCGCGAACTGCCGCAGGACCTGTCGCGGGGCGTCACGCTGTCGGTCGGAGTCGTGGCCGTCACACATCAAGAGGGCAGCGGGCACGCCCTCACCCGTGCGGACGCCGCGATGTATCAGGCGAAGCGCGGGGGCGGCAGTCGGGTATTCGCCCAGCGTCCGACGGTCTCGCTCGGGTTCGAGGACGTCGTGGAACCCGACACGCCCTCCTGA
- a CDS encoding acyl-CoA desaturase, giving the protein MTSTLDAPRTERGRSPKPVISGRRRDSAQFGIYVFVILPFLALFAAVPFAWGWGLSWVDVGLGAAFFVISGLGITAGFHRYFTHGSFKANRPLRIGLAIAGSMALQGPVITWVADHRRHHAFSDKEGDPHSPWMFGTSPVALAKGFWHAHMGWLFERDLTNTQRFTPDLLADPDIARVQRQFGLWTVVSLLLPGVLGGLITWSFWGAFTAFFWAGLVRVGLLHHVTWSVNSICHMVGERPFQARDKSANFWPLAILSFGESWHNLHHADPTCARHGVQRGQIDITARLIWIFEKFGWATKVRWPTTQRLARISANEE; this is encoded by the coding sequence ATGACGAGTACGCTCGATGCCCCTAGGACCGAACGAGGCCGATCACCGAAGCCGGTGATCTCCGGGCGACGACGCGATTCCGCGCAGTTCGGCATCTACGTCTTCGTGATCCTTCCTTTCCTCGCCTTGTTCGCCGCGGTCCCCTTCGCCTGGGGCTGGGGGCTGAGCTGGGTGGACGTCGGCCTCGGCGCCGCGTTCTTCGTCATCTCGGGCCTGGGGATCACCGCGGGCTTCCACCGGTACTTCACGCACGGCTCGTTCAAGGCGAATCGGCCGCTGCGCATCGGCCTCGCCATCGCGGGCAGCATGGCGCTGCAGGGCCCGGTGATCACCTGGGTCGCCGATCACCGCAGGCACCACGCGTTCTCCGACAAGGAGGGCGACCCGCACTCGCCGTGGATGTTCGGCACGTCCCCGGTGGCCCTGGCCAAGGGGTTCTGGCATGCCCACATGGGCTGGCTGTTCGAGCGTGACCTGACCAACACGCAGCGGTTCACCCCCGACCTGCTGGCCGATCCCGACATCGCCAGGGTGCAGCGTCAGTTCGGCCTGTGGACCGTGGTGAGCCTCCTGCTCCCCGGCGTGCTCGGCGGTCTGATCACCTGGTCCTTCTGGGGCGCGTTCACCGCCTTCTTCTGGGCGGGACTCGTCCGGGTCGGACTGCTGCACCACGTGACCTGGTCGGTGAACTCGATCTGTCACATGGTCGGCGAGCGCCCGTTCCAGGCCAGGGACAAGTCGGCGAACTTCTGGCCGCTGGCGATCCTGTCCTTCGGCGAGTCGTGGCACAACCTGCACCACGCCGACCCGACCTGCGCGCGCCACGGCGTCCAGCGCGGTCAGATCGACATCACCGCCCGGCTCATCTGGATCTTCGAGAAGTTCGGCTGGGCGACGAAGGTGCGCTGGCCCACCACCCAGCGGCTCGCCAGGATCTCGGCGAACGAGGAATGA
- a CDS encoding TetR/AcrR family transcriptional regulator, whose translation MTGKERRRQLLDVGRELFAEKGFEAASIEEIAHRAGVSKPVVYEHFGGKEGIYAVVVDREMEQLLDRIVSALSAGHPKELLEQAAGALLDYIQDSSDGFRILVRDSPVASATGTFSSLLNDIASQVEDIFGEQFGARGYDTALAALYSQALVGMVALTGQWWLEVRTPPKDEVAAHLVNLAWNGLSRLELHPGLRIRED comes from the coding sequence ATGACGGGCAAGGAACGACGGCGGCAGCTCCTCGACGTGGGCCGGGAGCTGTTCGCGGAGAAGGGCTTCGAGGCGGCCTCCATCGAGGAGATCGCTCATCGGGCAGGCGTCAGCAAGCCGGTCGTCTATGAGCACTTCGGCGGCAAGGAGGGCATCTACGCGGTCGTGGTGGACCGCGAGATGGAGCAGCTCCTCGACCGCATCGTCTCGGCACTCTCGGCAGGCCATCCCAAGGAACTGCTCGAACAGGCGGCCGGGGCGCTGCTCGACTACATCCAGGACTCCAGCGACGGATTCCGCATCCTGGTGCGTGACTCGCCGGTCGCCAGCGCGACCGGCACTTTCTCCAGCCTGCTCAACGACATCGCCAGCCAGGTCGAGGACATCTTCGGCGAGCAGTTCGGCGCCAGGGGCTATGACACCGCCCTGGCCGCGCTCTACAGCCAGGCGCTCGTCGGCATGGTGGCGCTGACCGGCCAGTGGTGGCTGGAGGTGCGGACGCCGCCGAAGGACGAGGTCGCCGCGCACCTGGTGAACCTGGCGTGGAACGGCCTCTCGCGCCTCGAGCTGCACCCGGGCCTGCGCATTCGTGAGGATTGA
- a CDS encoding Uma2 family endonuclease → MSSALSHHDDPYSLGDWEGLEHDPEGPRIELIGGRLHVTPAPALSHQAFSDEIRRLVDDALWEHDRPDLMVISAIGVRLAPGMGFIPDLAVIRAPQDGATKVVASDVSLVVEIVSPRTRRQDRMSKPAAYAEAGVPYYWRVEPTVGEPPTVVCGELVDGGYVTRVIIDADNPAIVTSAPVPVPVDVDRLYSRVFRRSSGV, encoded by the coding sequence GTGAGTAGTGCTCTTTCGCATCATGATGATCCGTACTCTCTTGGTGACTGGGAGGGCCTGGAGCACGATCCCGAGGGCCCGAGGATCGAGCTGATCGGCGGCAGGCTGCACGTGACCCCCGCTCCGGCGCTCAGTCATCAGGCGTTCAGCGACGAGATCAGACGACTCGTCGACGATGCGCTCTGGGAGCACGACCGGCCCGACCTCATGGTGATCAGCGCCATCGGCGTCCGGCTCGCGCCCGGCATGGGATTCATCCCGGACCTCGCCGTCATCCGTGCACCGCAGGACGGCGCGACGAAGGTCGTGGCCTCGGACGTCTCCCTCGTCGTGGAGATCGTCTCGCCGCGCACCCGCAGGCAGGACCGGATGTCCAAGCCCGCCGCCTACGCGGAGGCGGGGGTGCCCTACTACTGGCGCGTCGAGCCGACGGTGGGCGAGCCGCCGACCGTCGTCTGCGGGGAGTTGGTCGACGGCGGGTACGTGACTCGCGTGATCATCGACGCCGACAACCCGGCGATCGTGACCTCGGCACCGGTGCCGGTTCCCGTGGACGTCGACCGCCTCTATTCCAGGGTCTTCCGCCGCAGTTCAGGGGTGTGA
- a CDS encoding DUF4291 domain-containing protein translates to MEHRIRAAYDDETIVVYQAYSPRVARPALAAGTFVAPFSRSRMTWIKPSFLWMMYRSGWATKPDQEVVLAITLRRSGFEWALRNSCPSSFRAGVDADRAAWRARLAASPVRVQWDSDRDLHLARLDRRAVQIGLIGAAVPRYVDEWIVSLRDVTPTAREIHRLVGAGDHAAAEALLPEERPYCADSDV, encoded by the coding sequence GTGGAACACCGGATTCGCGCCGCCTACGACGACGAGACCATCGTCGTCTACCAGGCGTATTCGCCCCGAGTCGCCCGGCCCGCGCTGGCGGCGGGCACCTTCGTCGCTCCGTTCTCTCGGAGCCGGATGACCTGGATCAAGCCGTCGTTCCTGTGGATGATGTACCGGAGCGGCTGGGCGACGAAGCCCGACCAGGAGGTCGTCCTCGCGATCACTCTGCGGCGGTCCGGCTTCGAGTGGGCACTGCGCAACTCCTGCCCGAGTTCGTTTCGCGCGGGCGTCGACGCCGATCGCGCGGCCTGGCGGGCCAGGCTCGCGGCGAGTCCGGTGCGAGTCCAGTGGGACTCCGATCGCGATCTCCACCTGGCGCGACTGGATCGGCGAGCCGTGCAGATCGGTCTGATCGGGGCGGCGGTTCCCCGGTATGTCGACGAGTGGATCGTCTCGCTCAGGGACGTGACCCCCACGGCCAGGGAGATCCACCGGCTGGTCGGGGCGGGCGATCACGCGGCAGCCGAGGCGCTACTGCCCGAGGAACGTCCGTACTGCGCGGACTCGGACGTCTAG
- a CDS encoding potassium channel family protein — MSRLQRYERVSAPVLTVLALLFLAVFAVQVVWLGAPRWSQVALGVANLLIWLVFLADLIVRCTLSEHPLRFLLTHPVDVLVVVLPVLRPLRVLRVFAAGQLLLSRKAGVLRAGQAVVFAVVVLVVVGSLAVLEAERFVPGSNIHTVADALWWAITTVTTVGYGDVYPVSDVGQLVAAALMLVGISLLGVVTAGMSSWFISSSREGAQRSSDVVIAARLSGLENDLGRLLAAQGLDPAPRRGDGTAQAASSSTASAAAAPEPTRRADLTQATDRSAPTAGAAADSAPASSAGPGDSRPADAPPPDPPADSPPAAGPV, encoded by the coding sequence ATGAGCAGGTTGCAGCGGTATGAGCGGGTCTCCGCGCCGGTGCTGACCGTGCTGGCCCTGCTGTTCCTCGCCGTCTTCGCCGTCCAGGTCGTGTGGCTGGGCGCGCCTCGGTGGTCGCAGGTCGCCCTCGGCGTCGCGAACCTGCTGATCTGGCTGGTGTTCCTCGCCGACCTGATCGTGCGCTGCACCCTGTCCGAGCATCCCCTCCGCTTCCTGCTCACCCATCCGGTTGATGTTCTGGTCGTCGTGCTGCCGGTGCTCCGCCCGCTTCGGGTCCTGCGGGTGTTCGCGGCGGGCCAGCTGCTGCTGAGCCGTAAGGCCGGGGTGCTGCGAGCCGGTCAGGCCGTGGTCTTCGCGGTGGTCGTGCTCGTGGTCGTCGGCTCCCTGGCCGTCCTCGAGGCCGAGCGCTTCGTGCCCGGCTCGAACATCCACACCGTCGCCGACGCGCTGTGGTGGGCGATCACCACGGTCACCACCGTGGGCTACGGCGACGTCTACCCGGTGTCCGACGTCGGTCAGCTCGTCGCCGCGGCGCTCATGCTGGTGGGCATCTCCCTGCTCGGCGTGGTCACGGCGGGCATGTCCTCCTGGTTCATCTCCTCCTCCCGCGAAGGGGCACAGCGGTCGAGCGACGTCGTCATCGCGGCTCGGCTGTCCGGGCTGGAGAACGACCTCGGCAGACTGCTCGCCGCACAGGGCCTCGACCCGGCTCCTCGGCGGGGTGACGGCACGGCGCAGGCGGCTTCGTCGTCGACCGCTTCGGCCGCCGCCGCGCCGGAACCGACCCGCCGGGCAGACCTCACACAGGCGACGGACCGCTCCGCGCCGACCGCAGGCGCCGCTGCCGACTCCGCACCCGCTTCCTCGGCGGGGCCCGGCGACTCCCGGCCCGCCGACGCGCCGCCCCCGGACCCGCCCGCCGACTCCCCGCCCGCCGCCGGGCCGGTGTGA